One genomic segment of Clostridium saccharoperbutylacetonicum N1-4(HMT) includes these proteins:
- a CDS encoding L,D-transpeptidase family protein, which produces MERKEYIENKNIKSFINFFGILAIIVCMFLVSSVGVSAKTKKETSSMTTKSEITSLDSYALTLEEKGGSKEVIKGTDIQLKTDSNNNNAVSFDDKLLQEIINKLVCLDPNRTIQPRNAYIVYQNNNYVIIKEMEGNKVNRDALYQNIVKAIKHSDAVINLESANCYENPKITETTPQIVNAKNAANRYISSKIIYDIGGMTQVLDGSTIKDWISFDANLQIVLYESLVRSYVDNLAYLYTSSLGSGIKVSGGYYGNNHSWMIDSSQETQALITNIRNGQAISKSPIYTQTAAAGYFSNVGDTFVEVDLSKQHVWFYKNGNLVTEGDTVTGNESNGNSTPDGVYRLYAKQRDTELVGEDYRSPVSFWMPFNKNIGLHDASWRSVFGGQIYKTDGSHGCVNLPYYLAQSIYNYINVGDTVICHY; this is translated from the coding sequence ATGGAGAGAAAAGAATATATAGAAAATAAAAATATAAAAAGTTTTATTAATTTTTTCGGTATATTAGCAATTATAGTTTGTATGTTTTTGGTTAGTTCAGTAGGTGTTTCAGCTAAAACAAAAAAAGAAACTTCTTCTATGACTACAAAAAGTGAGATAACATCTTTAGATTCATATGCGTTAACATTAGAAGAAAAAGGAGGGAGCAAAGAAGTAATTAAGGGAACTGATATTCAGTTGAAAACTGATTCCAATAATAATAATGCTGTTTCTTTTGATGACAAGCTATTACAAGAAATTATAAACAAGTTGGTATGTCTTGATCCAAATAGAACAATTCAACCTAGAAATGCTTATATTGTGTATCAAAATAATAACTACGTTATTATAAAAGAAATGGAAGGAAATAAAGTAAATAGGGATGCACTATATCAAAATATAGTAAAAGCTATTAAACATAGTGATGCTGTAATAAATTTAGAATCAGCTAATTGTTATGAAAATCCTAAAATTACTGAGACCACTCCTCAAATTGTTAATGCAAAGAATGCAGCGAATAGATATATATCTTCTAAGATAATATATGATATAGGAGGTATGACTCAAGTTTTAGATGGATCTACAATAAAGGATTGGATAAGCTTTGATGCAAATTTGCAGATAGTTCTTTATGAAAGTCTGGTAAGAAGTTATGTAGATAACTTGGCATATCTTTATACTTCTTCACTAGGTTCAGGGATAAAAGTTTCTGGTGGATATTATGGTAATAATCATAGTTGGATGATCGATAGTTCGCAGGAAACACAAGCTTTAATAACTAATATTAGAAATGGACAAGCTATATCGAAGAGTCCAATATATACGCAAACAGCTGCGGCTGGATATTTTAGTAATGTTGGAGATACTTTTGTGGAAGTTGATTTATCAAAGCAACACGTATGGTTTTATAAAAATGGTAATTTAGTCACAGAGGGAGATACTGTTACTGGAAATGAAAGCAATGGAAATTCAACACCTGATGGGGTTTATCGTTTATATGCTAAACAAAGAGACACAGAATTAGTTGGAGAAGATTATCGATCTCCTGTTAGTTTTTGGATGCCGTTCAATAAAAATATAGGTTTACATGATGCAAGCTGGAGATCAGTATTTGGAGGACAAATTTACAAAACAGATGGATCTCATGGATGCGTTAATCTACCATATTATTTAGCACAATCAATATATAACTATATAAATGTAGGGGATACAGTTATTTGTCACTACTAA
- a CDS encoding chemotaxis protein → MNNNILLESGTGELEIIEFIANGNHYAINVVKVKEVIEMPTSGLTRLPDPKPEIAGLILCRNEIITLIDLKYILSKKLPSDLGKKVIICQFNKIKVSFNIDDIVGVHRIKWSEIRKPDDLSENSLSVGNILLNGKVLIMLDFEKIVTDIAPSVGISEDRLVKVNYKDRSDIKLVLADDSALIRRLLKDTLTKAGFRNMKVFDDGQQALDYLTKLAEDKGEDFTQEAQLLITDIEMPQLDGLTLTRRIKEDLTLGKLPVVIFSSLITEELRHKGESVKADAQLSKPEVSDLVDTIDRLLEK, encoded by the coding sequence ATGAATAATAATATATTATTAGAATCAGGTACTGGGGAATTAGAGATAATTGAATTCATTGCCAACGGGAATCACTATGCTATTAATGTTGTAAAAGTTAAAGAGGTAATAGAAATGCCAACTAGTGGATTAACTAGATTACCAGATCCTAAACCAGAAATAGCAGGACTTATTTTATGTAGAAATGAAATCATTACTTTAATTGACCTAAAGTATATTTTGTCTAAAAAATTACCGTCTGATCTTGGAAAGAAAGTTATAATATGTCAATTTAATAAAATTAAAGTTTCCTTTAATATTGATGACATAGTTGGAGTTCATCGTATAAAATGGAGTGAAATAAGGAAGCCGGATGATTTATCAGAAAATTCTCTATCTGTTGGTAATATACTTTTAAATGGTAAAGTATTAATCATGCTTGATTTTGAAAAAATAGTTACAGATATAGCGCCAAGTGTTGGAATAAGTGAAGATAGACTTGTTAAAGTTAATTATAAGGATAGATCGGATATAAAATTAGTTTTAGCGGATGATTCAGCTTTAATTAGAAGACTTTTAAAGGATACCTTGACAAAAGCAGGATTTAGGAACATGAAAGTTTTTGATGATGGACAACAAGCATTAGATTATTTGACTAAATTAGCAGAAGATAAAGGTGAAGACTTCACACAAGAGGCACAATTACTTATTACAGATATAGAAATGCCACAATTAGATGGACTTACTCTTACACGAAGAATTAAGGAAGATTTAACTCTTGGCAAACTTCCTGTTGTAATATTCTCATCATTGATTACAGAAGAATTGAGACATAAAGGAGAATCGGTAAAGGCTGATGCACAATTAAGTAAACCTGAAGTTAGTGACTTAGTTGATACTATAGATAGGTTATTAGAAAAATAG
- a CDS encoding toxic anion resistance protein, producing MNDPFKEDINVTPNLTFEPFKDEVPIVKVEEEAKQVEALDDSFLTEEEKKMVDEFVEKIDVTNSNSILQYGVGSQKKIADFSETALNNVKTKDLGEVGDMLTNVVCELKSFESIEEKKGFLGLFKKTSEKLTQMKAKYDKVEGNINKICGMLETHQIQLLKDIAMLDKMYEINKTYFKELSMYILAGKKKLQKLENEELPILVERAKLSGLPEDAQSTNDFVALCNRFEKKIHDLELTRMISLQMAPQIRLVQNNDSLMSEKIQSTIVNTIPLWKSQIVLALGVAHSNNAAKVQNEVTNMTNELLRKNAETLKMSTIQTAKESERGIVDIETLRNTNESLITTLDEVLRIQTEGQEKRKAAEVELQNIEEQLKNKLLSLRQ from the coding sequence GTGAATGATCCATTTAAAGAAGATATTAATGTTACACCAAACTTAACATTTGAACCTTTTAAAGATGAGGTGCCTATTGTTAAGGTAGAGGAGGAAGCAAAGCAAGTTGAAGCCCTTGATGATAGTTTTTTAACAGAAGAAGAGAAGAAGATGGTAGATGAATTTGTTGAGAAAATAGATGTGACAAATTCAAATTCAATTTTACAATATGGTGTAGGATCTCAAAAGAAAATAGCGGATTTTTCTGAAACAGCTTTAAATAATGTAAAGACTAAGGATCTTGGTGAAGTTGGAGATATGCTTACTAATGTAGTATGTGAGTTGAAGAGCTTTGAATCTATAGAAGAAAAGAAAGGCTTTTTAGGTTTATTTAAGAAAACTTCAGAAAAGCTTACTCAAATGAAAGCAAAATATGATAAAGTTGAAGGAAATATAAATAAAATTTGTGGAATGCTTGAAACACATCAAATTCAACTTTTAAAAGATATTGCTATGCTTGATAAAATGTATGAAATAAATAAGACTTATTTTAAAGAATTGTCTATGTATATATTAGCAGGCAAAAAGAAGCTTCAAAAGTTGGAAAATGAAGAGCTTCCAATTTTAGTTGAAAGGGCTAAGTTGAGTGGTCTTCCTGAAGATGCACAATCAACAAATGATTTTGTGGCTCTTTGCAACCGCTTTGAGAAAAAAATTCATGATTTAGAATTAACAAGAATGATTTCATTACAAATGGCACCACAAATTCGGTTGGTTCAAAATAATGACTCTTTAATGTCAGAAAAAATTCAATCTACTATTGTAAATACTATTCCTCTTTGGAAGAGTCAAATTGTACTAGCATTAGGGGTAGCACATTCTAATAATGCTGCAAAAGTTCAAAATGAAGTTACTAATATGACAAATGAACTTTTACGTAAGAACGCCGAAACACTGAAAATGTCAACTATTCAAACAGCGAAAGAATCTGAAAGAGGAATTGTTGATATTGAAACCCTTAGAAATACAAATGAATCATTAATTACAACTTTAGACGAAGTACTTCGTATACAAACAGAAGGACAAGAAAAGCGTAAAGCTGCAGAAGTTGAATTGCAAAATATAGAAGAACAATTAAAAAACAAACTTTTAAGTCTTAGACAATAG
- a CDS encoding 5-bromo-4-chloroindolyl phosphate hydrolysis family protein: MGKKDFSDLEDQIMDTVKSAFDAIDFAKIKKEIDDKTEGTINEIKVKFKDKSDHINDKIKVKMKDKYRNINTMNNYNVVKNQNELQRYIARKPVGRISGMLYTIFGSIGSGLFGTLSIIGLIYILIMENYSTTYNVFLTVFICFFLVSLFFYLKGRTLRNRVKRFKKYVTCLEEKKYCSTEELAVSIERKNKFVIKDLKKMVELNMFPEGRFDEKQTYFMLNYEVYENYLNAEKAFKKRQEDELKKQEQMEREKSDPEKKELLQVIEIGQNYIEQINNVNNAIQEEEISGKLDKLQNIVTQILKYIEKNPNKLSEVNKFINHYLPMTLKLVNSYKELNEQPVQGMNIKNAKSEIEKAIDSINMAFEKLLDDLFEELALDISTDISVLETLFTQEGLTKKDFEK, from the coding sequence ATGGGAAAAAAGGATTTTTCTGATCTGGAAGATCAAATTATGGATACAGTAAAAAGTGCATTTGATGCTATAGATTTTGCTAAAATTAAAAAAGAAATTGATGATAAAACTGAAGGAACAATAAACGAAATAAAAGTAAAGTTTAAAGATAAATCAGATCATATAAATGATAAAATTAAAGTTAAAATGAAAGACAAATATAGGAATATTAACACAATGAATAATTATAACGTAGTCAAAAATCAAAATGAATTACAACGATATATTGCTAGAAAACCTGTTGGACGAATATCAGGTATGCTTTACACTATATTTGGTTCAATTGGAAGTGGATTATTTGGGACGTTATCAATAATTGGATTAATATATATATTAATTATGGAAAATTATTCAACTACTTATAATGTATTTTTAACAGTTTTTATTTGTTTTTTTCTTGTGAGTTTATTTTTTTATTTAAAAGGGAGAACATTAAGAAATAGAGTGAAAAGATTCAAAAAATATGTAACTTGTCTTGAAGAAAAAAAATATTGTAGCACAGAGGAATTAGCTGTATCAATTGAAAGGAAAAATAAATTTGTTATAAAAGACTTAAAGAAAATGGTTGAATTAAATATGTTTCCAGAAGGTAGGTTTGATGAGAAACAAACTTATTTTATGTTAAATTATGAGGTTTATGAAAATTATTTGAATGCAGAAAAGGCTTTTAAAAAGCGACAAGAAGATGAATTGAAAAAACAAGAGCAAATGGAAAGAGAAAAAAGTGACCCTGAAAAAAAAGAATTACTGCAAGTGATTGAAATTGGGCAGAATTATATTGAACAAATAAATAATGTAAATAATGCAATACAGGAAGAAGAGATATCTGGAAAATTAGATAAACTTCAAAATATAGTGACACAAATACTTAAGTATATAGAAAAGAATCCTAACAAATTATCAGAGGTTAATAAATTTATTAATCATTATCTTCCTATGACTTTAAAATTGGTCAATTCATATAAAGAATTAAATGAGCAGCCAGTTCAAGGAATGAATATAAAAAATGCAAAAAGTGAAATTGAAAAAGCAATAGATAGCATAAATATGGCTTTTGAGAAGTTACTTGATGATTTATTTGAAGAGTTAGCTTTAGATATTTCAACTGATATATCTGTTCTTGAAACATTATTTACACAAGAAGGTTTAACTAAAAAAGATTTTGAAAAATAA
- a CDS encoding manganese catalase family protein, translated as MFEHKKELLKDVKVERINPQYAVLMQEQLGGGNGELKAAMQYISQSFRIKDTEIKDLFMDIGAEELSHMEMVAQTINLLNGHEVDNQKVTSGEIQTHVQCGLSPVLINSSGEPWTANYVTVTGDLVADLLSNIASEQRAKVVYEYLYRQIQDKEVRATIDFLLNREEAHNALFREALNKVQNTGSNKDFGVTKDSKLYFDLSTPGPSHKTPDPTSVRFESPNKEDRVLVHK; from the coding sequence GTGTTTGAACATAAAAAGGAGTTATTAAAGGATGTAAAGGTAGAGAGAATAAACCCTCAGTATGCAGTATTAATGCAGGAACAGTTAGGTGGAGGTAATGGAGAACTTAAAGCTGCAATGCAGTATATTTCACAAAGTTTTAGAATAAAAGATACTGAAATAAAAGATTTATTTATGGATATTGGAGCAGAAGAACTTAGTCATATGGAAATGGTAGCGCAAACAATAAATTTACTTAATGGTCATGAAGTTGATAATCAAAAAGTTACTAGTGGAGAAATTCAAACTCATGTTCAGTGTGGATTGTCACCTGTATTAATTAATTCTTCTGGAGAGCCATGGACAGCCAATTATGTAACAGTTACTGGAGATTTAGTTGCAGATTTATTATCTAATATAGCATCTGAACAAAGAGCGAAAGTAGTATATGAATATTTGTATCGTCAAATTCAAGATAAAGAAGTTAGAGCAACAATTGATTTCTTGTTAAATAGAGAAGAAGCACATAATGCATTGTTTAGAGAGGCATTGAATAAAGTTCAAAATACAGGATCAAATAAAGATTTTGGGGTTACAAAAGATTCTAAACTTTATTTTGATTTATCAACACCTGGACCTTCACATAAGACACCAGATCCAACATCAGTGAGATTTGAAAGTCCAAATAAAGAAGATAGGGTTTTGGTCCATAAATAG
- a CDS encoding methyl-accepting chemotaxis protein, which translates to MKWFNNLNMSKKLIPAFIGIALLIALVGSVGIRNMQIMNKNSNTVYQQNLLSIEQMNKIKQNILEIRYNLLKISNQANKENQNPGLEKEISNYSAETDELLNTYEKNFLTEEQKPILEKLKKDLQEFRSIYNDVIKLSDQQDFEKSKVRFTEIATARANVFKGLDDLIQINEELAANSHSQNSNAYNSSLYFILTVVIIGLALSIIIGTSISVIISKQLKQVLNFAEAIGEGDLTNKIAIDSRDEIGRLSKALNKAGEHIKELITKIVISAEKINSSSGDLSATTEEISSMMNTSGEATESIAKGAQDLSATTEEVHASMDEIARDTHDLADKSEESKTSGDEINKRAIEIKQKAAENIKQGNIIYEEKKLNIIKAIEEGKVVEEVKIMADSIGSISEQTNLLALNAAIEAARAGEQGKGFAVVADEVRQLAEQSSEAVIQIQNMVTQVRNAFDAISSSGQDILDYIANNVQPSYNLLLDTGVQYEKDAEFVSHMAIGIFNATKHMNDTVTQVNKAFESVSLTAEESAASSEEVLASISEITKVVAQVADSAQSQAELALELHELVQKFKI; encoded by the coding sequence ATGAAATGGTTTAATAACTTAAACATGTCAAAAAAACTAATACCTGCTTTTATAGGTATTGCATTACTAATAGCATTAGTTGGTTCTGTCGGAATACGAAACATGCAAATTATGAATAAAAATTCAAATACTGTTTATCAACAAAATCTTTTATCTATTGAACAAATGAATAAAATTAAGCAAAATATTTTAGAGATAAGATATAATCTATTAAAAATTTCAAATCAAGCCAATAAAGAAAATCAAAATCCTGGTTTGGAAAAAGAAATTTCAAATTACTCAGCTGAAACAGATGAACTTTTGAATACTTATGAAAAGAATTTTTTAACTGAAGAACAAAAACCAATCTTAGAAAAGTTAAAAAAGGATTTGCAAGAATTCAGATCAATCTATAATGATGTTATAAAATTATCAGATCAACAAGATTTTGAAAAATCTAAAGTTAGATTTACTGAAATAGCTACTGCAAGAGCTAATGTATTTAAAGGGTTAGATGATCTAATTCAAATTAATGAAGAACTTGCTGCCAATTCACATAGCCAAAATTCAAATGCATACAATTCTTCATTATATTTCATACTGACTGTGGTTATCATTGGATTAGCGCTTTCTATAATAATTGGTACATCTATATCAGTCATCATTTCAAAACAATTGAAACAAGTCTTAAATTTTGCAGAAGCAATTGGTGAAGGTGATTTAACCAATAAAATAGCTATAGATAGTAGAGATGAAATAGGACGACTTTCAAAAGCTTTAAATAAAGCTGGTGAACACATAAAGGAACTTATAACTAAAATAGTAATTAGCGCCGAAAAAATAAATTCTTCTAGTGGAGATTTATCTGCTACTACCGAAGAAATATCATCAATGATGAATACTTCTGGAGAAGCCACTGAATCTATTGCTAAGGGTGCGCAAGATTTAAGTGCTACAACAGAAGAAGTCCATGCTTCCATGGATGAAATAGCACGAGATACGCATGACTTAGCAGATAAATCCGAAGAATCAAAAACTTCTGGAGATGAAATAAACAAAAGAGCTATTGAAATCAAACAAAAAGCTGCTGAAAATATTAAACAAGGTAATATAATATATGAAGAAAAGAAACTTAATATAATAAAAGCTATTGAAGAAGGTAAAGTTGTTGAAGAAGTCAAGATAATGGCTGATTCAATTGGAAGTATATCTGAACAAACTAATTTACTTGCACTAAATGCAGCTATAGAAGCAGCTCGGGCAGGAGAACAAGGAAAAGGCTTTGCAGTAGTAGCTGATGAAGTAAGACAGCTAGCCGAACAATCTTCTGAAGCTGTAATTCAAATTCAAAATATGGTTACTCAAGTTAGAAATGCTTTTGATGCCATATCTTCAAGTGGCCAAGATATATTAGATTATATTGCCAATAATGTACAACCAAGTTATAACTTGTTGCTAGATACAGGTGTACAATATGAAAAAGATGCTGAATTTGTTAGTCACATGGCTATAGGTATATTTAATGCCACTAAACATATGAATGACACGGTAACTCAAGTCAATAAAGCCTTTGAAAGTGTTTCTCTCACAGCTGAAGAATCAGCTGCAAGCTCTGAAGAAGTATTAGCCAGCATCAGTGAAATTACTAAAGTAGTAGCTCAAGTTGCAGATTCAGCTCAAAGTCAAGCTGAACTAGCATTAGAATTACACGAACTAGTTCAAAAATTCAAGATTTAA
- a CDS encoding aminopeptidase yields the protein MNTEILKKYAELVVKTGINLQQNQQLLINSPIECAEFARMIAEKAYEAGAINVIVEYNDEQLSLIRYNKAPMESFEMEPIYRALAREQLIKEKTGLISIAAQDPELLGGVDPNKIAAQLKTASKTLKKVNDAYMSNEVPWCVVSIPTKGWAKKVFPNVSETEAVEKLWKSIFKIVRVDKESPILAWEEHLSKLETRKNYLNEKSFKFLYYKSEGTDLAVELPKGHEWLAGAEYTKDGAKFVANMPTEEVFTLPKRDGVNGYVTSKKPLNYGGNLIDNFKLTFKDGKIIDFSAEKGEEILKGILDTDEGARYLGEVALVGYNSPISNSGLIFYNTLFDENASCHFAFGKAYPSCLKDSDNMSEEELLENGVNDSLTHVDFMVGSADLEIIGETADGEKIQVFKNGDWLI from the coding sequence ATGAATACAGAAATTTTAAAAAAATATGCAGAACTTGTAGTTAAAACAGGTATTAATTTACAACAAAATCAACAGTTACTTATAAATTCACCAATAGAATGTGCAGAGTTTGCTAGAATGATAGCGGAAAAAGCTTATGAAGCTGGAGCTATAAATGTAATAGTAGAATATAATGATGAGCAGCTTTCATTAATAAGATATAATAAAGCTCCGATGGAGAGTTTTGAAATGGAGCCAATATATCGTGCACTAGCAAGAGAACAACTTATAAAAGAAAAAACTGGATTAATTAGTATAGCGGCACAAGATCCAGAGCTTTTAGGAGGAGTGGATCCAAATAAAATAGCGGCTCAACTTAAAACAGCAAGTAAAACTTTGAAAAAGGTTAATGATGCTTATATGAGTAATGAAGTGCCATGGTGTGTTGTATCAATACCTACAAAAGGATGGGCTAAAAAGGTATTTCCAAATGTGTCAGAGACAGAAGCTGTTGAGAAGCTTTGGAAATCAATATTTAAAATAGTAAGAGTAGATAAAGAGTCACCGATTTTGGCGTGGGAAGAACATTTATCAAAATTAGAAACTAGAAAAAATTATTTGAATGAAAAAAGTTTTAAATTTCTTTATTACAAATCTGAAGGTACAGATTTAGCTGTGGAGCTTCCAAAAGGACATGAATGGTTAGCAGGAGCAGAATATACTAAAGATGGTGCTAAATTTGTAGCTAATATGCCAACTGAGGAAGTATTTACACTTCCAAAGAGAGATGGTGTAAATGGTTATGTTACTAGTAAAAAGCCATTAAATTATGGTGGTAATTTAATAGATAATTTTAAATTGACTTTTAAAGATGGAAAGATAATTGATTTTTCAGCAGAAAAGGGAGAAGAAATATTAAAGGGAATTTTGGATACTGATGAAGGCGCAAGATATCTTGGAGAAGTTGCTTTGGTTGGATATAATTCGCCGATATCAAATTCAGGATTGATATTTTATAATACATTATTTGATGAAAATGCATCTTGTCATTTTGCATTTGGTAAAGCATATCCAAGTTGCTTGAAAGATAGTGACAATATGTCGGAAGAGGAACTTTTAGAAAATGGTGTTAATGATTCATTAACACATGTTGATTTTATGGTAGGTTCAGCAGACCTTGAAATTATTGGTGAAACAGCTGATGGTGAAAAAATTCAAGTGTTTAAGAATGGTGATTGGTTAATATAG
- the yjeM gene encoding glutamate/gamma-aminobutyrate family transporter YjeM — protein MKAKEKSSKKLTLIPLALMIFTSVYGFNNIPRSFYKMGYAAIPWYILSGITFFVPFALMVAEMGAAFKEEKGGIYSWMEKSIGPRFAFIGTFMWYFSYITWMVNVSSGMWVPVSNAIFGEDTTQNWSILGLQGPQVLGVLGIIWIITVTYTSTKGLEKIKKVTSLGGTAVLLLNVFLWIGAICVFLGNGGQLAEPIIGISSFTQTPNPKYSGDIIASLAFVVYALFAYGGIEAVGGLVDETENAERTFPKGILISSAIISVGYSLGILLVGVFTNWSTVMGIKNVNLGNASYIVMSNLGYSLGSAFGASEAVAVALGHGVARFVGLSMFLALSGAFFTLMYSPLKQIIEGTPAKLWPGKIGETKNGLPINAMWIQATIVCIVIALVAFGGNSMAAFFNILVSMTNVAMTLPYMFIAAAFPYFKKKSEINKPFVVFKSQGSANFWTCIVVLTVGLANLFSIIQPALEGDMQTTIWSVVGPAIFSIIALIMYWNYENKTKKDI, from the coding sequence ATGAAAGCGAAAGAAAAATCATCAAAAAAATTAACGTTGATACCTTTAGCATTAATGATTTTTACATCTGTATATGGATTTAACAATATTCCAAGATCATTTTATAAGATGGGGTATGCTGCGATTCCTTGGTATATATTATCAGGGATAACATTCTTTGTTCCATTTGCATTAATGGTAGCTGAAATGGGAGCCGCTTTTAAAGAAGAAAAAGGTGGAATCTATTCATGGATGGAGAAATCTATTGGACCAAGATTTGCATTTATAGGAACCTTTATGTGGTACTTCTCTTATATAACATGGATGGTTAATGTGTCATCTGGTATGTGGGTTCCAGTATCAAATGCTATATTTGGAGAAGATACAACACAAAACTGGAGTATATTAGGACTTCAAGGACCACAGGTATTAGGAGTTTTGGGAATTATATGGATAATAACAGTGACATATACATCTACTAAAGGCCTTGAAAAAATAAAGAAGGTAACTTCATTAGGTGGAACAGCGGTTTTGTTATTGAACGTATTTTTATGGATTGGTGCAATATGCGTATTTTTAGGAAATGGTGGACAATTGGCTGAACCGATTATAGGTATTAGTTCATTTACACAAACACCAAATCCTAAATATTCAGGAGATATAATTGCTTCTTTAGCATTTGTGGTTTATGCTTTGTTTGCATATGGAGGAATAGAAGCAGTTGGAGGATTAGTTGATGAAACTGAGAATGCAGAAAGAACTTTTCCAAAGGGAATATTAATATCATCAGCTATAATTTCAGTAGGATATTCATTAGGAATATTATTAGTTGGGGTATTTACAAACTGGTCAACAGTAATGGGAATCAAAAATGTTAATTTAGGAAATGCAAGTTATATAGTTATGTCTAATTTAGGATATTCACTTGGTTCTGCTTTTGGAGCAAGTGAGGCTGTGGCTGTAGCTTTAGGCCATGGTGTTGCAAGATTTGTTGGACTTTCAATGTTCTTGGCACTGTCTGGAGCATTTTTTACGCTAATGTATTCACCATTGAAGCAGATAATAGAAGGTACGCCAGCTAAACTCTGGCCTGGTAAAATTGGAGAAACTAAAAATGGATTGCCTATTAATGCAATGTGGATTCAAGCAACAATAGTTTGTATAGTAATAGCATTAGTAGCATTTGGAGGAAATTCAATGGCTGCATTCTTTAATATACTTGTATCTATGACCAATGTTGCAATGACACTTCCATATATGTTTATAGCAGCTGCATTTCCTTACTTTAAGAAGAAAAGCGAAATAAATAAACCTTTTGTAGTATTTAAATCTCAAGGAAGTGCTAACTTTTGGACTTGTATAGTTGTTTTAACAGTAGGGCTTGCGAATTTGTTTTCAATTATACAGCCTGCATTAGAAGGTGATATGCAAACTACAATTTGGAGTGTTGTTGGCCCTGCAATTTTTTCAATTATTGCATTGATAATGTATTGGAATTATGAAAATAAAACTAAAAAAGATATCTAG
- a CDS encoding rubredoxin-like domain-containing protein, translated as MKKYVRCKVCGFIMEEAELKDVCPACGVPKTAFVEHKFNINEKRQKILDLHLHPISVHFPEAIAVFILGFFILSFILPEDMSNNLLTVNKTLSIFFPITVIMAFVAGIYDAKVRFKKLSPPYLKIKIYLGIALFIGSLLMPGLFIIVSYTAVSKIFIFIVALINLGLCVVLGKMGSKLFECVMPG; from the coding sequence ATGAAGAAGTACGTACGTTGTAAAGTTTGTGGATTTATAATGGAAGAGGCAGAATTAAAAGATGTTTGTCCAGCTTGTGGAGTTCCGAAGACAGCCTTTGTTGAACATAAGTTTAATATTAATGAAAAAAGACAAAAGATTTTAGATTTACATTTGCATCCAATATCTGTACATTTCCCAGAAGCTATAGCTGTATTTATATTAGGATTTTTCATATTATCGTTTATATTACCAGAAGATATGAGTAATAATTTACTTACAGTAAATAAAACATTGTCTATATTTTTCCCAATAACTGTTATAATGGCATTTGTAGCTGGAATTTATGATGCAAAAGTTCGATTTAAAAAACTATCTCCACCATATTTAAAAATAAAAATATATCTAGGAATAGCATTGTTTATAGGATCATTATTAATGCCTGGTCTTTTCATAATTGTATCTTATACAGCCGTTTCAAAGATTTTTATTTTCATTGTAGCTTTAATAAATTTAGGATTATGCGTGGTATTAGGAAAGATGGGAAGTAAACTTTTTGAGTGTGTAATGCCAGGTTAA